A window of Blautia argi genomic DNA:
GGAATATGCGGATTAGATTGGCTTTTGGACTGTTTTAGTTGCAATATGCCCGCAGGTGTAGTAATATATACACAACTCTTAAACAAAACAAATACAGAACAGGCAGTCTGTAAGAGGTGTAGTATTATGTATGAAGAAAAAGGATTAACGCAGATATACTGCGGCCCGGGGAAAGGGAAAACCAGTGTGGCAATCGGTCAGGCAATCAGAGCTGTAGGGTATGGAAAACGTGCCATTGTAATTCAGTTTTTGAAAGGAAGAGAAACGTCCAGACTGGATTATCTGTCTTCCATGGAACCGGACGTCCGTTTGTTCAGGTTTGAGAAAAAAGACAAATATTATGAAGATTTGACAGAAGAAGAGAAAAAAGAAGAAAACGAAAATATCCGCAATGGTCTGAATTTTGCGAAAAAGGTGCTTCTGACTCAGGAAAGCGATATGCTGATTCTGGACGAAATTCTGGGTGTCCAGGAGTTTGGAATTATCACTGAAGAGGAAGTTATTTCCCTGATTCGGGAAAAAGATGACGAAACAGAGCTGATACTAACTGGAAATGTGGTATCAGAGGGCGTAAAAAATGCCGCGGACAGAGTGGTTTCTCTGGAGATAGTCAAATAGACTGCAGGTTCATAGCAGGAAATAAGATAGAACAGGATTACTATTGAAGGAGGAAGAGTATGTCTATTTTTACAGGTGCAGGTGTGGCGATTGTGACACCAATGAAAGAAAACGGAGATATCAATTTTGAAAAGCTGGGAGAAATTCTGGAAGAGCAGATTGCAGAAGGTACAGATGCCGTTATCATCTGCGGAACTACCGGCGAATCTTCCACCATGACCCATGAAGAGCATCTGGAAGCTATTAAATATACGGTAGAAAAGGTAAATAAGAGAATTCCGGTTATTGCAGGAACAGGCTCTAACTGCACAGAAACAGCTATTTATCTGTCCAAAGAGGCAGAACAGTATGGCGCAGACGGTCTGCTTCTGGTAACTCCTTATTACAATAAGGCAACACAGAAAGGTCTGATTGCCCATTATACAGCTGTGGCAAACGCAGTGAAGCTTCCGATTATCATGTACAATGTTGCCAGCAGAACAGGCTGCAATATTACTCCTGAAACAGCTGCATATCTTGCAGAGCATGTGGAGAACATTGTAGGTATCAAGGAAGCATCAGGAAACATTGCACAGATCACGCAGCTTGCAGCTCTTACCAGAGGAAAGCTGGATATTTACTCCGGAAATGATGATCAGATTGTGCCTCTTTTGGCGTTGGGCGGAAAAGGTGTTATTTCTGTACTTTCCAATGTAGCACCCAGATATACCCATGAAATTGTAGCAAAATTTATGGACGGAGATGTAAAGGGAAGCTGTGAAATGCAGTTAAATGCCCTTCCGCTCATACATGCACTTTTCTCAGAGGTAAACCCCATTCCCGTAAAAGCGGCAATGAACCTTATGGGAAAAGAAGTAGGACCTCTTAGAATGCCTCTTACAGAAATGGAAGACGGACACAAAGAGGAACTGAAAAAAGCCATGGATGAATTTGGTTTAAAGCTTGCGTAAGCAGGAAGAATGTGCAAAAGAAAAGAGGATAAAAAATGGTCAGAATTATTATGAATGGCTGCAACGGACATATGGGACAGGTGATTTCCCGGCTTGTGGCAGAGGATAAGGAAACAGAGATTGTAGCAGGAATTGATCTTGCAGATAAGGGAATCCATGCATATCCGGTATTCACAGAGATTTCAGCCTGCGATGTACAGGCAGATGTGATGATTGATTTTTCTTCTGCAAAGGCAGTGGATAATATTTTAGATTTCTGTAAGGCAAAAAAGCTTCCCCTGGTGCTTTGCACTACAGGACTTTCTGAGAAGCAGCTTGAAAAAGTTACAGAAACAGCAAAAGAAACAGCCGTTCTTCGCTCTGCAAACATGTCTTTAGGTATCAATACCCTGCTGAAGCTTTTGCAGGAGGCTGCAAAGGTGCTGGCAGAGGCTGGATTTGATATGGAAATTGTAGAACGTCATCATAATCTGAAAATAGATGCGCCAAGCGGAACCGCGCTGGCGCTGGCAGACAGTCTGAATGAGGCTATGGATAATCAGTATCATTATGTATACGACAGAAGCCAGAAAAGAGAAAAGAGAGAGCAGAAGGAAATCGGAATCTCAGCAGTCCGGGGCGGAACCATTGTAGGAGAACATGAGGTAATCTTTGCAGGTCCGGACGAGGTTATTGAGTTTAAGCATACCGCTTATTCTAAAACAGTGTTTGCCAAAGGTGCTGTAGAGGCTGCCAAATTCTTAAGTGGAAAGCCGGCAGGCATGTATAATATGAGCCATGTTATCAATGGCTGATGAAGGCTTTTCTGCCAGTGGTGAAATCCGCTGGCAGTTTTTTTGCTTTTTTTGCCAGGTAAGGGAAATTCTTCCAACTAGGGGTTCTGGTATAAAAAAGCATAGTCTGGCACATATTAAGAGCAGAACTTAAAAGAAAAGGAGAACATCTTATGAAAAATCTGAAAAAAGTATCTTTAGGTCTGCTTCTGGCAGCCAGCTTATGCGCCATGACAGCCTGCGGAGAGGATAATACGACAAAGGACGACAATAAAAATACAGGGACAGAAAATGCTGTAGATAAGAATAACAATGATAGCACTGCCCCGAATGGGACAGAGGACGATGGTAAAAGAGATTACCAGGGACAAGGATGGGATTGTAGGAGATACCGGGGAAGCGGTCGGCGACGGTATCGAAGATCTGGGTGAGGATATCCGTGACGGAGTAGATGATATGGAGGATTCTCTGGAGCGTAACCGGGATAACACAGGAGAAAATACAAATGCTGCGGGAGAGCGGACGCATACAGACACGGAAGAGGACCGTTAGACCTGTTGTGGCACAGACAAGGAAAGTCCTGAGCTTCTTCTCGGAAAGAGGAGAGGAACAGGGCTTTTTTGCTGCTGAAGTAACCAGCCCAGGCGGAGAATTCTGCAAAACGGAAGGTACTCTTATATCAGAAAAGAAGTGTTGAATTCGGTTATACAAAATATAATCAATTTCCAAATTTTCTAAAAACTCTTGAATGTTGGAAGGAATATTGGTATAATAAGAATACATTACAAGACCAAAGGTTCATTCTTGTAAAATACATGTAAAAGGGGTTGGACATAATGAAGTTTGTTATAAGCGGAAAAAATATTGAAGTGACACAGGGGCTGAAAAACGCAGTCGAAGATAAACTGGGAAAGCTGGAACGTTACTTTACCTCTGACACAGAAGTGATTGTTACACTGAGCGTAGAGAAAGAAAGACAGAAAATTGAGGTTACCATTCCTGTAAAAGGAAATATTATCCGCTCCGAACAGGTAAGCAGTGACATGTATGTTTCTATTGATTTAGTTGAAGAAATTATTGAAAGGCAGTTAAGAAAGTACAAAAATAAAATTATTGATAAAAAACAGAGTGCAGGCTTCCAGCCGGAATTTGTAGAAAAGGATTATGAAGAGGATGCCAACGAGATTAAGATTATCCGTACCAAAAAATTTGGCTTTAAGCCCATGTATCCGGAAGATGCCTGTGTGCAGATGGAACTTTTGGGACACAATTTCTTTGTCTTCCTTAATGCAGAAACAGAGGAAGTCAATGTGGTTTATAAGAGAAAGGGAAATACCTATGGTCTGATTGAACCGGATTTTGGCTGATAAAGTGTAAACAGAAAGAAGAAGCGCAGATGAAATGAAGCTGCTGCAGAAAGAATGAGAGGCAGGGCTGCCGCACCAGGTGCGGCAGCTCTTTTTGGCTTTATAGGAGTTCTGCAGACAACTGTCCCAGGTGTGGGAATATGCGAAGGCACATTCGATGTTTACAGGAAAAATTAGTTGTGCTACAGGGCGGAAAGTG
This region includes:
- a CDS encoding cob(I)yrinic acid a,c-diamide adenosyltransferase, with amino-acid sequence MYEEKGLTQIYCGPGKGKTSVAIGQAIRAVGYGKRAIVIQFLKGRETSRLDYLSSMEPDVRLFRFEKKDKYYEDLTEEEKKEENENIRNGLNFAKKVLLTQESDMLILDEILGVQEFGIITEEEVISLIREKDDETELILTGNVVSEGVKNAADRVVSLEIVK
- the dapA gene encoding 4-hydroxy-tetrahydrodipicolinate synthase, whose translation is MSIFTGAGVAIVTPMKENGDINFEKLGEILEEQIAEGTDAVIICGTTGESSTMTHEEHLEAIKYTVEKVNKRIPVIAGTGSNCTETAIYLSKEAEQYGADGLLLVTPYYNKATQKGLIAHYTAVANAVKLPIIMYNVASRTGCNITPETAAYLAEHVENIVGIKEASGNIAQITQLAALTRGKLDIYSGNDDQIVPLLALGGKGVISVLSNVAPRYTHEIVAKFMDGDVKGSCEMQLNALPLIHALFSEVNPIPVKAAMNLMGKEVGPLRMPLTEMEDGHKEELKKAMDEFGLKLA
- the hpf gene encoding ribosome hibernation-promoting factor, HPF/YfiA family, with amino-acid sequence MKFVISGKNIEVTQGLKNAVEDKLGKLERYFTSDTEVIVTLSVEKERQKIEVTIPVKGNIIRSEQVSSDMYVSIDLVEEIIERQLRKYKNKIIDKKQSAGFQPEFVEKDYEEDANEIKIIRTKKFGFKPMYPEDACVQMELLGHNFFVFLNAETEEVNVVYKRKGNTYGLIEPDFG
- the dapB gene encoding 4-hydroxy-tetrahydrodipicolinate reductase; amino-acid sequence: MVRIIMNGCNGHMGQVISRLVAEDKETEIVAGIDLADKGIHAYPVFTEISACDVQADVMIDFSSAKAVDNILDFCKAKKLPLVLCTTGLSEKQLEKVTETAKETAVLRSANMSLGINTLLKLLQEAAKVLAEAGFDMEIVERHHNLKIDAPSGTALALADSLNEAMDNQYHYVYDRSQKREKREQKEIGISAVRGGTIVGEHEVIFAGPDEVIEFKHTAYSKTVFAKGAVEAAKFLSGKPAGMYNMSHVING